The DNA sequence AATCCACCAATGAGCCTGATTTAGTGTCATGAATCGAATTGAAGATTTTCATCCCGCCTCGTTGGATCTTCCCGCGGAGTCGAATTCATGGCGACGGAATTCGGTCCAACGATCAGCGGATCCCAGGGTTGGAAACACTGGGCGACAAATACGTCCTCAGTGTGCAATAGGGGCCACGTTTTTGATCATAGCAGTTTCTTTTGTTGACTCCACGGCAGCAAATGGTCCGCACCCTGGCGAGCCGATTTACCGATTGCTTTGTGCGACCTGTCACGGGGCTAATGGAGAAGGCACAAAAAATCACCATCCAGCTCCACTCGTCGGAGACCGCTCCCTCCTGGAGCTTACAAA is a window from the Pirellulales bacterium genome containing:
- a CDS encoding cytochrome c, encoding MNRIEDFHPASLDLPAESNSWRRNSVQRSADPRVGNTGRQIRPQCAIGATFLIIAVSFVDSTAANGPHPGEPIYRLLCATCHGANGEGTKNHHPAPLVGDRSLLELTKLIEETMPEDAPEKCVGEDAKNVASYVYDSFYSPLAQMRNRPARIELSPPCLSRV